A window from Balaenoptera musculus isolate JJ_BM4_2016_0621 chromosome 8, mBalMus1.pri.v3, whole genome shotgun sequence encodes these proteins:
- the LOC118899018 gene encoding LOW QUALITY PROTEIN: olfactory receptor 6X1 (The sequence of the model RefSeq protein was modified relative to this genomic sequence to represent the inferred CDS: deleted 1 base in 1 codon), with protein MRNGTAITEFILLGFPGIQGLQIPFFTVIFFIYMLTLAGIGLIIAVVWAEPRLQIPVYFFLCNLSFREIWYTTTVIPKLQETFVVARTAICTPCCLLQAFFHFFFGTTEFFILTVMSFDRYLAICKPLCYPTIVTSKLCLQLALSSWVAGFTLVFCHVVLLIQLPFCGNNVINHFYCDAGPILRATYADTNILELLGLLATILVIPGSLVFTMISYIYILSTILQITSAAGCQKTFSTCASHLTIVCLLYGAVLFMYLRPTAHSFKTNKVVSVLNTILTPLLNPFIYTIRNKEALETTWPVAFQLHRDGPELPLKPMTAVSTYDSSPPPLTASFGTFLDTTATLSGSIWGLLLTWFREKRLDNPVCLGPGEQGHIQALLRG; from the exons ATGAGAAATGGCACTGCAATCACAGAGTTCATCCTCCTAGGCTTTCCTGGTATCCAAGGACTACAAATCCCTTTCTTTACAGTGATATTTTTCATCTACATGTTAACCCTTGCAGGCATCGGGCTCATTATCGCCGTTGTCTGGGCTGAGCCCAGGCTACAAATTCCAGTGTACTTCTTCCTTTGCAACCTGTCCTTCCGGGAGATCTGGTACACCACCACAGTCATCCCCAAACTGCAGGAAACCTTTGTGGTGGCAAGAACAGCTATCTGCACCCCCTGCTGCCTGTTGCAGGCCTTCTTCCACTTCTTCTTCGGCACCACTGAGTTCTTCATCCTCACCGTCATGTCTTTTGACCGTTACCTGGCCATCTGCAAGCCCCTTTGCTACCCCACCATCGTGACCAGCAAACTCTGCCTGCAACTGGCCCTCAGCTCCTGGGTGGCGGGCTTCACCCTTGTCTTTTGTCACGTGGTGCTGCTCATCCAGTTGCCGTTCTGTGGCAACAATGTCATCAATCACTTCTACTGTGATGCTGGTCCCATCCTGAGAGCAACCTATGCAGACACAAACATTTTGGAGCTCCTGGGTCTCTTGGCAACCATCCTGGTGATCCCAGGGTCACTTGTCTTCACTATGATTTCTTACATCTATATCCTGTCCACCATCCTACAGATTACTTCAGCCGCTGGCTGCCAGAAGACTTTCTCTACCTGTGCTTCTCACCTGACCATTGTCTGTCTGCTCTACGGAGCTGTT TTGTTCATGTATCTGAGACCCACAGCACACTCCTTTAAGACGAATAAGGTGGTGTCAGTGCTGAATACTATCCTCACACCCCTTCTGAATCCGTTTATTTATACAATTAGAAACAaggag GCCTTGGAGACCACCTGGCCTGTGGCTTTTCAGCTGCACCGTGACGGACCCGAGCTTCCTCTCAAGCCAATGACTGCGGTCTCCACTTACgactcctctcccccacccctaacAGCCAGTTTTGGCACTTTTCTCGACACCACAGCTACCCTCAGCGGGAGTATATGGGGCCTGCTTCTTACCTGGTTTCGCGAAAA GCGCCTTGATAACCCTGTCTGCCTTGGTCCTGGGGAGCAGGGCCACATCCAGGCTCTACTTAGAGGCTAG
- the ZNF202 gene encoding zinc finger protein 202 isoform X1 has product MATALEPEDQDLWEEEGILMVKLEDDFTCRPESVLQRDDPVLETSHQNFRRFRYQEAASPREALIRLRELCHQWLRPERRTKEQILELLVLEQFLTVLPGELQSWVRGQRPESGEEAVTLVEGLQKQPRRPRRWVTVHVHGQEVLSEETVHPAAEPGSPSELQDPAHTLTPEESREETTQSPDLGAPEEQSLCQELELQPLQESEVPVPQDPALPEERNPGNPEMVALLTALSQVHPSFCLYHGEFEEPLGIYTEQGLVTFKDVAVCFSQDQWSDLDPTQKEFYGEYVLEEDCGIVVSLSFPIPRLDEISHMGEEEPLIPEIPEAQEPREPEILSFTYTGDRSEDEEECPEPEDLSLEDLHRSILGDAEVHQTPDWEIVFEDDPGRLNERRFGTNISQVNSLTNLQETMPVHPLLGRHHDCPVCGKSFTCNSHLVRHLRTHTGEKPYKCMECGKSYTRSSHLARHQKVHKMSTPYKYPLNRKNLHETSPLVQVERTPPVEKPYRCDDCGKHFRWTSDLVRHQRTHTGEKPFFCTICGKSFSQKSVLTTHQRIHLGGKPYLCGECGEDFSDHRRYLAHRKTHAAEELYLCSECGRCFNHSAAFAKHLRGHASVRPCRCTECGKSFSRRDHLVRHQRTHTGEKPFTCPTCGKSFSRGYHLIRHQRTHSGKTS; this is encoded by the exons ATGGCTACAGCCTTGGAACCAGAGGACCAGGATCTTTGGGAAGAAGAGGGGATCCTCATGGTGAAATTGGAAGATGATTTCACCTGTAGGCcagagtctgtcttacagagggATGACCCTGTGCTTGAGACGTCGCACCAGAACTTCCGGCGCTTTCGCTACCAGGAAGCAGCAAGCCCTCGGGAAGCTCTCATCCGACTCCGAGAACTGTGTCATCAGTggctgaggccagagaggaggaCAAAGGAGCAGATCCTAGAGCTGCTTGTGCTGGAACAATTCCTTACTGTCCTGCCCGGAGAACTGCAGAGCTGGGTGCGGGGCCAGCGGCCAGAGAGTGGCGAGGAGGCCGTGACGCTGGTGGAGGGTTTGCAGAAACAACCCAGGAGACCAAGGCGGTGG GTGACTGTCCATGTTCACGGCCAGGAAGTCCTGTCCGAGGAGACAGTGCATCCAGCAGCAGAGCCCGGGTCACCTAGTGAGCTTCAGGATCCTGCACACACCTTGACCCCCGAGGAGTCCCGTGAGGAGACCACACAGAGCCCAGATCTGGGGGCACCAGAAGAGCAGAGCCTGTGCCAGGAGTTGGAGTTGCAGCCCCTGCAGGAGAGCG agGTTCCAgtgccccaggacccagcccttcCTGAAGAGAGGAACCCTGGAAACCCAGAGATGGTTGCCCTTCTTACTGCTCTGTCACAGGTGCACCCTAGTTTCTGTCTATACCATGGAGAATTTGAGGAACCGTTGGGCATATACACTGAACAG GGATTGGTAACTTTCAAGGATGTGGCTGTCTGCTTCTCCCAGGACCAGTGGAGTGATCTGGATCCAACACAGAAAGAGTTCTATGGGGAATATGTCTTGGAAGAAGACTGTGGAATTGTGGTCTCCTTGT CATTTCCAATCCCCAGACTAGACGAGATCTCCCACATGGGAGAAGAAGAGCCTTTGATCCCAGAGATCCCAGAGGCGCAGGAGCCTCGAGAGCCAGAAATCCTGAGTTTCACCTACACAG GAGATAGGAGTGAAGATGAGGAGGAGTGTCCTGAGCCGGAAGATCTGAGTTTGGAGGATCTACACAGGTCTATCTTGGGAGATGCAGAGGTTCACCAGACTCCAGATTGGGAAATAGTCTTTGAGGATGATCCAGGTAGACTTAACGAAAGAAGATTTGGCACAAATATTTCTCAAGTTAATAGTTTAACGAATCTTCAGGAAACCATGCCTGTCCACCCCCTGTTAGGGAGACATCATGACTGTCCTGTATGTGGTAAAAGTTTCACTTGTAACTCCCACCTTGTTAGACACCTGAgaactcacacaggagagaaaccctataaatgtaTGGAGTGTGGGAAAAGTTACACACGGAGCTCACATCTCGCCAGGCACCAAAAGGTCCACAAAATGAGCACTCCTTATAAATATCCCCTAAACCGGAAGAATCTGCATGAGACCTCCCCTCTGGTCCAGGTTGAGAGAACTCCACCTGTTGAGAAACCCTATAGGTGTGACGATTGTGGAAAACACTTCCGCTGGACTTCAGACCTTGTCAGGCACCAGAGGACACATACGGGAGAGAAACCCTTCTTCTGTACTATTTGTGGCAAAAGCTTCAGCCAGAAATCCGTGCTCACAACACACCAAAGAATCCACCTTGGAGGCAAACCCTACTTGTGCGGAGAGTGTGGAGAGGACTTCAGTGACCACAGGCGGTACCTGGCCCACCGGAAGACACACGCAGCCGAGGAGCTCTATCTGTGCAGTGAATGTGGGCGCTGCTTCAACCACAGTGCCGCCTTTGCCAAGCACCTGAGGGGACACGCCTCAGTGAGGCCCTGCCGCTGCACCGAGTGTGGGAAGAGCTTCAGTCGGAGAGACCACCTTGTCAGGCATCAGAGAACACACACTGGTGAGAAACCATTCACATGCCCTACCTGCGGAAAGAGCTTCAGCAGAGGCTACCACTTAATCAGGCACCAGAGGACCCACTCAGGAAAGACCTCCTAG
- the ZNF202 gene encoding zinc finger protein 202 isoform X2, whose amino-acid sequence MATALEPEDQDLWEEEGILMVKLEDDFTCRPESVLQRDDPVLETSHQNFRRFRYQEAASPREALIRLRELCHQWLRPERRTKEQILELLVLEQFLTVLPGELQSWVRGQRPESGEEAVTLVEGLQKQPRRPRRWVTVHVHGQEVLSEETVHPAAEPGSPSELQDPAHTLTPEESREETTQSPDLGAPEEQSLCQELELQPLQESEVPVPQDPALPEERNPGNPEMVALLTALSQGLVTFKDVAVCFSQDQWSDLDPTQKEFYGEYVLEEDCGIVVSLSFPIPRLDEISHMGEEEPLIPEIPEAQEPREPEILSFTYTGDRSEDEEECPEPEDLSLEDLHRSILGDAEVHQTPDWEIVFEDDPGRLNERRFGTNISQVNSLTNLQETMPVHPLLGRHHDCPVCGKSFTCNSHLVRHLRTHTGEKPYKCMECGKSYTRSSHLARHQKVHKMSTPYKYPLNRKNLHETSPLVQVERTPPVEKPYRCDDCGKHFRWTSDLVRHQRTHTGEKPFFCTICGKSFSQKSVLTTHQRIHLGGKPYLCGECGEDFSDHRRYLAHRKTHAAEELYLCSECGRCFNHSAAFAKHLRGHASVRPCRCTECGKSFSRRDHLVRHQRTHTGEKPFTCPTCGKSFSRGYHLIRHQRTHSGKTS is encoded by the exons ATGGCTACAGCCTTGGAACCAGAGGACCAGGATCTTTGGGAAGAAGAGGGGATCCTCATGGTGAAATTGGAAGATGATTTCACCTGTAGGCcagagtctgtcttacagagggATGACCCTGTGCTTGAGACGTCGCACCAGAACTTCCGGCGCTTTCGCTACCAGGAAGCAGCAAGCCCTCGGGAAGCTCTCATCCGACTCCGAGAACTGTGTCATCAGTggctgaggccagagaggaggaCAAAGGAGCAGATCCTAGAGCTGCTTGTGCTGGAACAATTCCTTACTGTCCTGCCCGGAGAACTGCAGAGCTGGGTGCGGGGCCAGCGGCCAGAGAGTGGCGAGGAGGCCGTGACGCTGGTGGAGGGTTTGCAGAAACAACCCAGGAGACCAAGGCGGTGG GTGACTGTCCATGTTCACGGCCAGGAAGTCCTGTCCGAGGAGACAGTGCATCCAGCAGCAGAGCCCGGGTCACCTAGTGAGCTTCAGGATCCTGCACACACCTTGACCCCCGAGGAGTCCCGTGAGGAGACCACACAGAGCCCAGATCTGGGGGCACCAGAAGAGCAGAGCCTGTGCCAGGAGTTGGAGTTGCAGCCCCTGCAGGAGAGCG agGTTCCAgtgccccaggacccagcccttcCTGAAGAGAGGAACCCTGGAAACCCAGAGATGGTTGCCCTTCTTACTGCTCTGTCACAG GGATTGGTAACTTTCAAGGATGTGGCTGTCTGCTTCTCCCAGGACCAGTGGAGTGATCTGGATCCAACACAGAAAGAGTTCTATGGGGAATATGTCTTGGAAGAAGACTGTGGAATTGTGGTCTCCTTGT CATTTCCAATCCCCAGACTAGACGAGATCTCCCACATGGGAGAAGAAGAGCCTTTGATCCCAGAGATCCCAGAGGCGCAGGAGCCTCGAGAGCCAGAAATCCTGAGTTTCACCTACACAG GAGATAGGAGTGAAGATGAGGAGGAGTGTCCTGAGCCGGAAGATCTGAGTTTGGAGGATCTACACAGGTCTATCTTGGGAGATGCAGAGGTTCACCAGACTCCAGATTGGGAAATAGTCTTTGAGGATGATCCAGGTAGACTTAACGAAAGAAGATTTGGCACAAATATTTCTCAAGTTAATAGTTTAACGAATCTTCAGGAAACCATGCCTGTCCACCCCCTGTTAGGGAGACATCATGACTGTCCTGTATGTGGTAAAAGTTTCACTTGTAACTCCCACCTTGTTAGACACCTGAgaactcacacaggagagaaaccctataaatgtaTGGAGTGTGGGAAAAGTTACACACGGAGCTCACATCTCGCCAGGCACCAAAAGGTCCACAAAATGAGCACTCCTTATAAATATCCCCTAAACCGGAAGAATCTGCATGAGACCTCCCCTCTGGTCCAGGTTGAGAGAACTCCACCTGTTGAGAAACCCTATAGGTGTGACGATTGTGGAAAACACTTCCGCTGGACTTCAGACCTTGTCAGGCACCAGAGGACACATACGGGAGAGAAACCCTTCTTCTGTACTATTTGTGGCAAAAGCTTCAGCCAGAAATCCGTGCTCACAACACACCAAAGAATCCACCTTGGAGGCAAACCCTACTTGTGCGGAGAGTGTGGAGAGGACTTCAGTGACCACAGGCGGTACCTGGCCCACCGGAAGACACACGCAGCCGAGGAGCTCTATCTGTGCAGTGAATGTGGGCGCTGCTTCAACCACAGTGCCGCCTTTGCCAAGCACCTGAGGGGACACGCCTCAGTGAGGCCCTGCCGCTGCACCGAGTGTGGGAAGAGCTTCAGTCGGAGAGACCACCTTGTCAGGCATCAGAGAACACACACTGGTGAGAAACCATTCACATGCCCTACCTGCGGAAAGAGCTTCAGCAGAGGCTACCACTTAATCAGGCACCAGAGGACCCACTCAGGAAAGACCTCCTAG